A portion of the Clostridium gelidum genome contains these proteins:
- a CDS encoding AbrB/MazE/SpoVT family DNA-binding domain-containing protein, whose amino-acid sequence MKSTGIVRKIDELGRIVIPMELRRTMSIKEGDALEIYTENSDIIFRKYTPGCNCCGETQELKEINGVRLCKKCVEKFK is encoded by the coding sequence ATGAAAAGTACAGGCATAGTAAGAAAAATTGATGAACTAGGAAGAATAGTAATTCCAATGGAATTAAGAAGGACTATGAGTATTAAGGAGGGGGATGCATTAGAAATTTATACAGAAAATAGCGACATAATTTTTAGAAAGTATACTCCAGGTTGTAACTGTTGTGGAGAAACGCAAGAACTAAAAGAAATTAATGGGGTTAGGTTATGTAAAAAGTGCGTGGAGAAATTTAAATGA
- a CDS encoding helix-turn-helix domain-containing protein gives MVQEYRNIYQIARESTGLTQEKSSELLDISVDSLRAYEGGKRTPPDKIVIKMIEIYDTQYLAYQHLKTSAEIGQKYLPNIEIRELPVAILKLQKEVTDFIKCKDLMIEITCDGIIDDDERPQWNQIMKELDDVAEAIMTLKFAK, from the coding sequence ATGGTACAAGAATACAGAAATATTTACCAAATAGCGAGAGAGTCAACAGGTTTAACTCAAGAAAAATCATCAGAACTACTAGATATATCAGTTGATAGCTTAAGAGCTTATGAAGGAGGGAAGAGAACTCCACCAGATAAAATAGTTATCAAGATGATTGAAATCTATGATACTCAATATTTAGCTTATCAACATTTAAAGACAAGTGCTGAGATAGGACAAAAATATTTACCTAACATTGAGATTAGAGAACTACCAGTTGCTATATTAAAGCTTCAAAAAGAAGTTACAGATTTTATTAAATGCAAAGATTTAATGATAGAAATTACATGTGATGGGATTATTGATGATGATGAACGCCCACAATGGAATCAAATCATGAAAGAACTTGATGATGTTGCTGAGGCTATTATGACTTTAAAGTTTGCAAAGTAA
- a CDS encoding helix-turn-helix domain-containing protein: MNELLKALRLKNNKTQDEVAKALGYSGKSGYSMLENGKVELTILKAKILAEFYNVDAKIFLEI; this comes from the coding sequence ATGAATGAATTATTAAAAGCATTACGTTTGAAAAATAATAAAACTCAAGATGAAGTTGCAAAAGCATTAGGGTATAGTGGGAAAAGTGGTTACTCCATGCTAGAAAATGGGAAAGTAGAGCTTACTATTCTAAAAGCTAAAATTTTAGCTGAATTTTACAATGTGGATGCAAAAATTTTTTTAGAGATATAA
- a CDS encoding helix-turn-helix domain-containing protein has product MELRKQGDGKMITLADRLKEIRKSNNLTQTELGKILGVGKTTISMYENGNSTPNDEIKLKLSEYFNVSVDFLLGKTNIKNHDYKETTIALHSDVDYKDLPQEAKDEIYNFIDYVKQKYKDKK; this is encoded by the coding sequence ATTGAACTACGAAAGCAAGGAGATGGTAAGATGATTACATTGGCAGATAGATTAAAAGAAATTAGAAAATCTAATAATTTAACTCAAACAGAATTAGGTAAAATATTGGGTGTTGGAAAAACTACTATCTCTATGTATGAAAATGGGAATAGCACTCCTAATGATGAAATAAAATTAAAGCTTTCTGAATACTTTAATGTTTCTGTAGATTTTCTTCTTGGAAAAACTAATATAAAAAATCATGATTATAAAGAAACAACTATAGCACTTCATAGTGATGTTGATTACAAGGATCTTCCTCAAGAAGCTAAAGATGAGATTTATAATTTTATAGATTATGTTAAACAAAAATATAAGGATAAAAAATAA
- a CDS encoding reverse transcriptase family protein — protein sequence MKEKDFKVFYIPKKNGYRKIITYNDENRKLREFHQRVGDILYKRILPSKFAKAYIKKRSIIKNAKTHMYNDSFLLFDIKDFFQSINHNWLIEKLYYEINLNHKKKISKITCAKIVDSCSVSNRGLAVGLIPSPFLANIYLKDFDNILYGNLKKLGIKRIIYTRYADDLVISYNGIEPKNIDDIKKIVCENLKKFGLKLNDKKTRIIDFKQSNHVKITGINITKTEDDGRKLSVGRKRKDDLYVLAVELAKRKPDERKNNEILTLKGLQSFILSVEGVKYEECYSKNMISVINGLGYNALKDLIDSL from the coding sequence ATGAAAGAAAAAGATTTTAAAGTTTTCTATATTCCTAAAAAGAATGGATATAGAAAGATAATAACTTACAATGACGAAAATAGAAAACTTCGTGAGTTCCACCAAAGAGTTGGTGATATTTTATATAAAAGAATATTACCATCCAAATTTGCTAAAGCTTATATAAAAAAACGATCTATAATTAAGAATGCCAAAACTCACATGTATAATGATAGTTTTTTACTGTTTGATATAAAGGATTTTTTCCAAAGTATTAACCATAATTGGTTAATAGAAAAATTATATTACGAAATAAATTTAAATCATAAAAAAAAGATAAGTAAGATTACGTGTGCTAAAATAGTGGATTCTTGCTCTGTATCAAACAGAGGCTTAGCAGTAGGTCTTATCCCATCACCGTTTTTAGCAAATATTTATTTAAAAGATTTTGACAACATTTTATATGGAAATCTAAAGAAACTAGGTATTAAACGTATTATTTATACAAGATATGCAGATGATTTAGTAATTTCTTACAATGGAATTGAACCTAAAAATATAGATGATATAAAAAAAATTGTTTGTGAAAATCTAAAGAAATTCGGTTTGAAGTTAAATGATAAAAAGACTCGTATTATTGATTTTAAACAATCTAATCATGTTAAAATAACTGGAATTAATATAACAAAGACAGAAGATGACGGTAGAAAATTATCTGTTGGGCGGAAAAGAAAAGATGATTTATATGTATTAGCTGTTGAGTTAGCTAAAAGAAAGCCTGATGAACGGAAAAATAACGAAATTCTTACATTGAAGGGGCTTCAATCATTTATACTATCTGTTGAAGGAGTGAAGTACGAAGAATGTTATTCGAAGAATATGATATCAGTGATTAATGGACTTGGATATAATGCACTCAAAGATCTTATTGATAGCTTGTAA
- a CDS encoding DUF2326 domain-containing protein, protein MLKQIICDKFAQQQINFHYGLNAIVGDDIASNSIGKSTMLMIIDFVFGGEDYIKKNHDVIDNLGHHMFKFSFIFNDSELFFIRTTNEYKFVSICNEKFEVQKIIKLDNFTKLLQGKYKAELEELSFRNIIGRYFRVYGKENLNERKPIQYFEKEITHKSIIALLKLFDKYKIINGLEKQIQKLTDEKKFLVDAAKKDFIPKMTKSLVNQNENKIKLLNGELNRLKESIVSASADIEALVSKEILDLSRNKSILITKRNMCESRLTRTLTNLANKNINIESELERLVTYFPDFNVEQIKKIDAFHVTITKILKEELQKTEKEIRAQIIELDNQIDDLDKKINEKLTIKNVPIYAIDKIVELAANVKQLVDENGYYTKKQELEESIKTSIDNLAVLKETLQDSVCSEINTKLYELNKEIYTDNRRTPTINIHGDKYTFNTYGDTGTGTAFANLITFDLAILDLTCLPAIAHDLPLLKNIENQALENIVELYSKRNKQIFIAIDKINSYSYNTESIIRKYKVLELSKDKLLFIKNWKKED, encoded by the coding sequence ATGTTAAAACAAATAATATGTGATAAATTTGCGCAACAACAAATAAATTTTCATTATGGACTAAATGCTATTGTTGGGGATGATATTGCATCTAACTCCATTGGCAAATCAACTATGTTAATGATAATAGATTTTGTTTTTGGCGGAGAAGACTATATAAAAAAGAATCATGATGTTATAGATAATTTAGGTCATCATATGTTCAAATTTTCGTTCATATTTAATGATAGCGAATTATTCTTTATCCGAACAACAAATGAGTATAAATTTGTTTCGATATGCAATGAAAAATTTGAGGTTCAAAAAATAATAAAACTTGATAATTTTACAAAACTACTGCAAGGTAAATATAAAGCAGAACTTGAAGAATTATCATTTCGGAATATCATTGGTAGATACTTTAGGGTGTATGGGAAAGAGAATCTTAATGAGAGAAAGCCAATTCAATATTTTGAGAAAGAAATTACACATAAATCTATTATTGCATTACTAAAGCTATTTGATAAATATAAAATTATAAATGGGCTTGAAAAGCAAATCCAAAAGTTAACAGATGAAAAGAAGTTTCTAGTTGATGCTGCAAAAAAAGACTTTATACCTAAAATGACTAAATCTTTAGTTAATCAAAATGAAAATAAAATTAAATTATTAAATGGAGAATTGAATAGGCTTAAAGAAAGTATTGTTAGTGCTTCAGCGGATATTGAAGCTCTTGTTTCAAAGGAAATATTAGATCTGAGTAGAAACAAGAGTATCTTAATTACTAAAAGAAACATGTGTGAAAGTCGATTAACACGTACATTAACGAATCTAGCAAATAAAAATATAAACATTGAATCGGAATTAGAAAGGTTAGTTACATATTTTCCTGATTTCAATGTTGAACAGATAAAAAAGATTGATGCATTCCATGTGACTATAACAAAGATATTGAAGGAAGAACTTCAAAAAACTGAAAAAGAGATTAGAGCACAAATTATTGAACTTGATAACCAAATTGACGATTTAGATAAAAAGATTAATGAAAAATTGACAATTAAAAATGTTCCAATATATGCAATCGATAAGATTGTGGAGTTAGCGGCTAATGTTAAACAATTAGTAGACGAAAATGGGTACTATACAAAGAAACAAGAGCTTGAAGAATCAATTAAAACATCCATAGATAATTTGGCTGTTTTAAAAGAAACTTTGCAAGATAGTGTATGTAGTGAAATTAATACGAAATTGTATGAATTAAACAAAGAAATATATACTGATAATAGGCGAACACCTACGATTAATATACATGGTGATAAATATACTTTTAATACATATGGGGATACAGGTACGGGAACAGCATTTGCAAATTTAATTACTTTTGATTTAGCAATTTTGGATTTAACTTGCTTACCAGCTATTGCTCATGATTTACCATTGTTAAAGAATATTGAAAACCAAGCATTAGAAAATATAGTTGAATTGTATAGCAAAAGAAATAAGCAAATTTTTATAGCTATTGATAAAATCAACTCTTATTCTTATAATACTGAAAGTATTATAAGAAAGTATAAAGTTTTAGAATTATCAAAAGATAAACTCTTATTTATAAAAAATTGGAAAAAAGAAGATTGA
- a CDS encoding ABC-three component system middle component 7 has product MILPNKLIPYKDSILAKTVYVLDVLILGNESLQTLYEKIKNNFEDINQYILTLDVLFTLEKIQLDDELRVVKYVKTNNM; this is encoded by the coding sequence ATGATATTACCTAATAAACTGATACCATATAAAGATAGTATTTTAGCTAAAACGGTGTATGTTCTTGATGTATTGATTTTAGGAAATGAAAGTTTACAAACACTATATGAGAAAATAAAGAATAACTTTGAAGATATAAATCAATATATTTTAACATTAGATGTTTTATTTACACTTGAAAAAATTCAATTAGATGATGAATTAAGGGTGGTTAAATATGTTAAAACAAATAATATGTGA
- a CDS encoding ABC-three component system protein, with translation MQDNRKDFTNNEKMVLYSEVEGHCPVCGDILTHKKNGQIHKTFEVAHIYPANPRLNEIELLKNEIRLSEDVNDLNNVIAVCRKCHKQFDTPRTVEEYKKWYRIKQKLVQDIERKNTYQLFNIEAEIKIVLEKLNNPNSESELIHLSYESLKIDVKANESLSYIIKRTIKSDVVDYFDFIKRLFIEINKVTPYKFETLASQIKVFYFKCMQINQSQDYVYGALVDWIYEKTDCYSKRACEVVVAYFVQDCEVFS, from the coding sequence ATGCAAGATAATAGAAAAGATTTTACAAATAATGAAAAAATGGTACTTTATAGTGAAGTAGAAGGACACTGCCCAGTTTGTGGAGATATCTTGACTCATAAAAAGAATGGACAGATACATAAAACATTTGAAGTTGCTCATATCTACCCTGCAAACCCTCGATTAAATGAGATTGAGTTATTAAAAAATGAAATTCGATTAAGTGAGGATGTTAATGATCTTAATAATGTAATTGCTGTTTGCCGAAAATGCCACAAGCAGTTTGATACGCCTCGTACGGTAGAAGAATATAAAAAATGGTATAGGATAAAGCAAAAATTAGTTCAAGATATAGAAAGAAAAAATACATATCAACTCTTCAATATAGAAGCAGAAATAAAAATAGTTTTAGAAAAATTAAATAATCCTAATAGTGAGAGTGAGTTAATTCATCTTAGTTATGAATCACTAAAAATCGATGTAAAGGCAAATGAATCACTATCATATATTATAAAGAGAACCATAAAAAGTGATGTGGTCGATTACTTTGATTTTATCAAAAGATTATTTATAGAGATTAACAAGGTTACGCCGTATAAATTTGAAACGCTAGCTTCTCAAATTAAAGTTTTTTATTTTAAATGTATGCAGATAAACCAAAGCCAGGATTATGTTTATGGTGCCCTAGTGGATTGGATTTATGAAAAAACTGACTGCTATTCAAAAAGGGCGTGTGAAGTAGTGGTTGCTTATTTTGTACAGGACTGTGAGGTGTTTTCATGA
- a CDS encoding ImmA/IrrE family metallo-endopeptidase, translating to MKKLNGIFKIIDNENIILEETNLSHTYLKGIYFSIPGIPPTIGIDKSIVSYSVIYISVLSEELGHHFTTSGNLLDDCNTYSDELQKNKKEKNAKLWAANFLISDEDFVHALNSCISSINTMAEYFNVTEEIINYKILSITLNELKYINIRNNFKNREVPYNSCAI from the coding sequence ATGAAGAAATTAAATGGCATTTTTAAAATAATTGACAATGAAAATATAATTCTTGAAGAAACAAATCTTAGTCATACTTACCTAAAAGGAATATATTTTAGCATCCCTGGTATTCCACCAACAATAGGGATCGATAAATCTATTGTTTCATACAGCGTTATATACATATCAGTATTATCTGAAGAACTTGGACATCATTTCACAACCTCAGGTAACTTGCTTGATGATTGTAATACTTACTCTGACGAACTTCAAAAAAATAAAAAAGAGAAAAATGCTAAGTTATGGGCTGCTAACTTTTTAATAAGTGATGAAGACTTTGTACATGCTTTAAATTCTTGTATTTCTTCTATAAATACCATGGCTGAATATTTTAATGTAACAGAAGAAATAATAAACTATAAAATTTTATCCATAACTTTAAACGAACTTAAATATATTAATATTAGAAATAATTTTAAAAATAGAGAAGTCCCCTATAATAGTTGTGCTATATAG
- a CDS encoding recombinase family protein — translation MKAAIYSRKSKFTGKGESVENQIELCKTYGASNGYTDFSIYEDEGFSGGNINRPMFRSMMKDAKLKKFDAIICYRLDRISRNVSDFSTLIDKLKDLSIDFISIREQFDTSSPMGTAMMFISSVFAQLERETIAERIKDNMYELAKTGRWLGGTPPFGFCSEPIYYLDNNSKQKKMMTLSPIAEEIDLVKYFYSQYLSLGSLGQLQKHLVQENIKTKRNARWDIKALNIVLRNPAYVNSSELVVSYLATKGATVLGVPNGNGINSYNKKNSKGVAKDVNEWILSVAKHDGIISDTEWLNVQRLLDKNKILAPRLVTGSDCGLFNSVLRCSKCGGRMISKQGHASVKTGETIRYYVCSTKTNTYGRDCDCKNIRLDKLENEVMKEIFEVTSDHGDLINAINKYKQDLENETSSKVDIKTLSTQISTKELQVKNLVDKIGINPNIYDVLATRIEELNNEIKSLQFKKFEIENSQSNIKEALKKIDTYTAMLLNFEDLFKNADYQMKRLLVNSLVNKISYDSKTKLTEIKLFCAKKKVVL, via the coding sequence ATGAAAGCTGCTATTTATTCAAGAAAATCAAAATTTACTGGTAAAGGTGAAAGTGTAGAAAATCAAATAGAGTTATGCAAAACTTATGGTGCGAGTAATGGCTATACTGATTTTTCAATATATGAAGACGAAGGGTTTTCAGGTGGTAATATAAATCGTCCTATGTTTAGATCCATGATGAAGGATGCTAAATTAAAAAAGTTTGATGCTATTATTTGTTATAGATTAGATAGGATAAGCAGAAATGTTTCTGACTTTTCTACTCTTATTGATAAGTTAAAAGATTTAAGCATTGATTTCATATCTATAAGAGAGCAATTTGACACCTCTAGTCCTATGGGAACTGCTATGATGTTTATTAGTAGTGTATTTGCTCAATTGGAGCGTGAAACCATAGCTGAGCGTATTAAAGATAATATGTATGAATTAGCTAAGACTGGTCGCTGGCTTGGTGGTACTCCCCCTTTTGGCTTTTGTTCTGAGCCAATTTATTATTTAGATAATAATTCTAAACAAAAAAAGATGATGACTCTTTCACCAATTGCTGAAGAAATTGACCTGGTTAAATATTTTTATTCACAATATTTATCTCTTGGGAGCTTAGGTCAATTACAAAAACACTTAGTTCAAGAGAATATTAAAACTAAAAGAAATGCTAGATGGGATATCAAGGCCTTAAATATAGTTCTTAGGAATCCTGCTTATGTAAACTCTTCTGAACTAGTAGTTAGTTATCTTGCAACTAAAGGAGCTACAGTACTAGGTGTTCCTAATGGAAATGGAATTAATTCATATAATAAAAAAAATTCTAAAGGTGTTGCTAAAGATGTTAATGAATGGATCTTATCTGTTGCTAAACATGATGGAATTATTAGTGATACAGAATGGCTTAATGTACAACGGTTATTAGATAAAAATAAAATCCTTGCACCAAGACTCGTTACTGGTAGTGACTGTGGTTTATTTAATTCTGTTCTTCGATGCTCTAAGTGCGGTGGAAGAATGATATCTAAACAAGGCCATGCATCTGTAAAGACTGGTGAAACAATTAGATATTATGTATGTTCTACAAAAACAAATACCTATGGTAGAGATTGCGACTGCAAAAATATAAGATTAGATAAATTAGAAAATGAAGTCATGAAAGAAATCTTTGAAGTTACTAGTGATCATGGAGATTTAATTAATGCTATTAATAAATATAAGCAAGATTTAGAAAATGAAACTTCTAGTAAGGTAGATATTAAAACTTTATCCACACAAATTTCTACAAAAGAGTTACAAGTTAAAAATTTGGTGGATAAAATAGGTATAAACCCTAATATCTATGATGTATTAGCTACAAGAATTGAAGAATTGAATAATGAGATTAAATCTTTACAGTTTAAAAAATTTGAAATAGAAAATAGTCAAAGTAATATAAAAGAAGCTCTTAAGAAAATTGATACCTATACTGCTATGTTATTAAATTTTGAAGATCTATTTAAAAATGCAGATTATCAAATGAAAAGATTACTTGTAAATTCATTGGTGAATAAAATATCTTATGATTCAAAAACAAAACTTACTGAGATCAAGCTGTTTTGTGCTAAAAAAAAAGTCGTTCTTTAA